A DNA window from Eretmochelys imbricata isolate rEreImb1 chromosome 3, rEreImb1.hap1, whole genome shotgun sequence contains the following coding sequences:
- the POPDC3 gene encoding popeye domain-containing protein 3: MGDNESFWESLIYAHPTCVAWKQEAEGSVYHLASILFVVGFMGGSGFFGLMYVFSLLGLGFLCSSVWAWLDVCAADIFSWNFVLFVICFIQFIYVTYQVRSVSFEKEFQELYSSLFQPLGISLTVFRKIVLCCDAEVVTLEKEHCYAMQGKTPIDKLSMLVSGRIRVTVDGEFLHYIFPFQFLDSPEWDSLRPTEEGIFQVTLTAETDCRYVAWRRKKLYLLFAKHRFISRLFSILIGNDIADKLYALNDRVHVGKGLRYDIRLPNFYQVAVPGTPKVQPAEQLVSNSRQKFTNFGNCDSSKK; the protein is encoded by the exons ATGGGAGATAATGAAAGTTTTTGGGAGAGCTTGATATATGCACATCCTACCTGTGTAGCCTGGAAGCAAGAGGCAGAGGGATCTGTCTACCACCTAGCTAGTATTCTATTTGTTGTTGGCTTCATGGGAGGAAGTGGATTCTTTGGGCTAATGTACGTCTTCAGTTTGCTTGGATTGGGTTTTCTCTGCTCTTCTGTATGGGCTTGGCTGGATGTATGTGCTGCTGATATATTCTCCTGGAATTTTGTCCTGTTTGTGATATGCTTCATACAATTTATTTATGTAACCTACCAAGTTCGGAGTGTTTCCTTTGAAAAAGAATTCCAGGAACTCTACAGTTCTCTTTTTCAGCCTCTGGGAATCTCCTTGACTGTTTTTAGGAAGATTGTCTTGTGCTGTGATGCAGAAGTGGTTACTTTGGAGAAGGAGCATTGTTATGCTATGCAAGGCAAAACACCTATTGATAAACTCTCTATGCTTGTGTCTGGAAG GATCAGAGTGACAGTTGATGGAGAGTTTCTGCATTATATTTTTCCCTTTCAATTTCTGGATTCTCCTGAATGGGATTCCCTTAGACCCACAGAAGAGGGTATTTTCCAG GTAACTCTTACAGCAGAGACAGACTGTCGATATGTGGCTTGGAGGAGAAAGAAACTGTATTTGCTGTTTGCTAAACACCGTTTCATCTCACGTCTGTTTTCAATTTTAATTGGGAATGACATTGCTGATAAACTATATGCCTTGAATGACAGAGTGCACGTAGGAAAAGGACTTCGATACGACATCCGGTTACCAAACTTCTACCAAGTGGCAGTACCAGGGACACCCAAAGTGCAACCTGCAGAACAACTTGTGAGCAATTCAAGACAAAAGTTCACTAACTTTGGAAACTGTGACTCTtctaaaaaataa